The Bemisia tabaci chromosome 5, PGI_BMITA_v3 genome includes a window with the following:
- the LOC109039874 gene encoding ribosome biogenesis protein BRX1 homolog translates to MMENTVTSDVLYEKKAEKWINRQRILVFASPGISHIDRHLMKDLLSMMPHSRYGSKMEKKKKLFELNEICKSENCNKCILFEGRLRRDLYMWISNIKGGPSAKFLVESVFTLREMRLTGNCLKGSRPLLSFDENFNKYPHYAVLKELFIQVFGVPRYHPKSHPFVDHVITFSVLDNRIWFRNYQVLAEDGALIEIGPRFSLNPIKIFNDSFGGDTLWTNPTYISPAKYRQQLKKAAGEKYVSKKIAKEVKLETKAQCAESYATNPTDLVFSAEVPEEINEAFKKVPFTSLTTEEKKRELTKREILRMKQKLILKAQAKEQMKKELKKKKGGKLKLKKKNVKKNQKAKSQKAQAAKNAKKSTAKKTGKNRKPLKSK, encoded by the exons ATGATGGAAAATACTGTGACTTCTGACGTCCTATACGAAAAGAAAGCC GAGAAATGGATCAATCGTCAAAGAATTTTAGTATTTGCATCCCCAGGTATATCTCACATAGATCGTCATCTGATGAAAGATTTACTGTCAATGATGCCTCATTCCCGATATGGttcaaaaatggaaaagaaaaagaaattatttgaaTTAAATGAG ATATGCAAATCAGAAAACTGCAACAAATGCATTCTGTTTGAAGGCAGACTAAGAAGAGATTTGTACATGTGGATTTCAAATATCAAAGGAGGACCCTCAGCAAAGTTTTTAGTTGAAAGCG TATTCACTTTGAGAGAAATGCGACTTACGGGTAACTGCTTGAAAGGATCACGGCCACTCCtttcttttgatgaaaattttaataagtaTCCTCACTACGCTGTCTTAAAAGAATTATTCATTCAG GTTTTTGGTGTTCCAAGATATCATCCAAAAAGCCACCCATTTGTAGATCACGTCATTACTTTCTCCGTTCTCGACAATAGGATATGGTTCCGCAACTACCAAGTTCTGGCAGAAGATGGTGCATTAATTGAAATCG GTCCTAGGTTTTCCTTAAATCCCATCAAGATTTTCAACGATAGTTTTGGAGGAGACACACTGTGGACGAATCCTACTTATATCTCCCCTGCTAAG TATCGTCAACAGTTGAAGAAAGCCGCCGGAGAAAAATATGTTAGCAAAAAAATAGCAAAGGAAGTCAAACTAGAGACAAAAGCTCAGTGCGCAGAATCTTATGCTACGAATCCCACTGACCTCGTTTTCTCCGCAGAAGTCCCAGAAGAAATCAATGAAGCGTTCAAGAAAGTTCCTTTCACAAGTCTAACTACCGAAGAAAAGAAACGGGAATTGACCAAACGGGAAATCTTACGAATGAAACAGAAGTTAATCCTGAAAGCCCAGGCAAAGGAACAGATGAAGaaggaattaaaaaagaaaaagggtgGAAAACTTaagttgaagaagaaaaatgttaagaaaaatcagaaagCAAAAAGTCAAAAAGCACAAGCCGCTAAGAATGCCAAAAAGAGCACGGCAAAGAAGACAGGCAAAAACCGAAAACCACTGAAAAGCAAATGA